In Theileria equi strain WA chromosome 3, complete sequence, the genomic window ataaaattttcaaactttgtGGTTCACCAACTGAAGAGAATTGGCCGGGGTTTTCACAACTACCAGCTATAAAGAACAACATATTTCAAATAAATTCATATAAACCGACATTTCACAAAGTATTCAATGTTAGTTATATCTCTGAACTCACTATATCGCAATACAGGTTGGTATTATGGGTGGAATGCTCCATGGTTCAACTTGTATGACTGAGTTAGGTTTGGATCTTTTGAAGAAGATGTTAAAAATAGATCCAAATCAGAGAATCTCTGCAAAAGATGCATTGATGCATCCGTATCTTACTCAGGTTGGTGACATGTTCCTAGAGAAAATTGTTATAGGAAAAACCAACTACGAAAACTGTAGAACTAATGCCAACTTTGAGAGATACTAATTGTATAGGTATGTCACTAATAATCTTAATAATTCTTCTATAGATAGAAATAAGCAAGAAAGCGTTGAACACGAAGAACGTTAGTTTTAATTCGCACATTGCATTTTTTCAGAATACCAATCATCTAGATTCATGGGAAGAATAGACCCAGCTAAATTTTTGTCTATGATGAAACAGGAGAAGTTGTCCTCCAAGAAATACTGATGCTCTGGTAGAATCTCCGGCTCGTTCTTGTATAACGACATTGAGTTATTACACGTTATAAACAGTTTAAGTGTCACTATATTGAGAATACATAATAATTATGCTTTCtgtttaaaaattataaaacCTGTGAGGTGACGCCATCTTTGTTGAGTTCAGTAGTTATTTCTTTTGGTTTCAAAGATGAGGAGACCAACTCATTCTGGAAGTTGGTATCCAAGTTCCCGTTAGTTTCAAATACTACATTATAAACTGTATAGCAAGGGTCTTGGGATCTGAGATTAGATTAGCGCTGGAGAATGTTTCTGATCTTACACATCACAAACTTAAATACATTATTGCCCCGTTAGTTTCATTAAATAATATGTATGAGTTTATTTAAACCAACTTATAACAACATAGACATGCTGGATATGCATATTCCCTAAAGACTGCGGCATATTCGTATGCACAAATAGATGCAACACAAGTGTAACTATAAAATCACTTGCCCATTTTCATTAAATCTAGGAAGAGAATATTCATTCTTGGACCCTCGCATTATTTATATCTACTGGGATGTGGAATCGATAAGTTTGCTAAATTGGATACACCTTTGGGACATTTGGATGTCGATACCGAAATAATTGATCAATTGAGCAAAGTTGAAGGATTCTCTACAATAAAAAATGACTGCTCGGAAGAAGAACACTCAATCGAGATGCACCTTCCATTAGTGAAGTATATTACAAATGAGTCGGTTCTATTCACACATACTAAAGTTCTATACAGAAATAAGGATATTAAAGTAGTACCTATAATAGTTGGAGATTTCAACAATAAATTGAAGGATCATATAGCAAATACACTACTTCCATATTTCAATGACGAGGTAAAATCTACTAACTGTTAATAGGATAATTGTAGTCTAATCTATTTATAATATCATCTGACTTTTGTCATTTTGGATCCAGATTTCAGTTTACCAAAACAGGTTACGAGAAGGAGAACAGGCCACTTCATGAATCAATTGAAATGTTGGACAGAAAATCAATAGAATATATCACGAGCCATGATCTTATAGGTTATTATTAACTAGAAAATAAGCTTTTACAGGATTCGAAAATTATATAGATGAAACTGGGAATACTATTTGTGGCCGCAATCCCATACAAATACTACTAAAGGTAAGCATACAGCTTCCATTCATGAACTTTAAAGATGATATCTCTATCAAGCCTACAAATAGTTTCAACACTCCTTTTTTATACACAGGTTAGTTATATCTGTAGGGAAAACAAATGTATAGTCGTCACGAATTACAAGATTGAATGATTCTTCGGTATCATACGCATCTATTATAGGTGCaaaaaaaataaaataacaGTTATTCCAAGTTCTGAgaaatcttttggaatttgTGAGACAATTCTTcaattttcaaaaattcTTGTCTGGTCGAATCAAGCAGAAGTTTCAAATCTTCATGCTTTACCATAACCGGATCAACTGCATTTGCGGCTTCGCTTATTTTAACGAGATAAGAAAATAACTCGGTTAATTGGTCATATTGTAAATCACTAATTTGCATTTGCACGTCAAGAGCAGATAGTAGTTCCTGATGACGTGAAATGAGTTCTTCCTTATTCAATAATCCAAGTTTCTTTGCAGCATTTGTGTGTATTGAGGAATCAAAACTGTCGGCTAATATTTCTGGGTTCTGAATAAATTGCTCCTTCGTAGGCACATCTTGAATACTTTCAAACGAAGAAATaacttcctcctcttttaTATTTCCTTCGATAATATCCTTAAGCTCTTTTGCTTTCTGTGATAATTCCTCCAAACGCTCCACACGATCTTGTAGATGCTCTACATCTACTTCGGCTGCCTCTACCACACCTTGTACTACCTTGTTTTTACCAACCACATTCTTAATACcctttttaattttttcatcatcataACCGGAGGTTTTCGTATCATAAATTTCGCTTTTAGAATCTGCAAACGTCGGCTTCGAATCTGCTGATATGTTCGAGTCAGAAATTGTGACATCATCAATTGCGGAGTCTACATCTTTAATGAACATTGGTTCATGTGTCATGGTGATACACCTGCTCCAAAGTAAAAGAATCAAAGGTATCTCTCTTCTACTAGACAAATCCAACCATTGTTGTAGTTGTTGTTGCATCTGTTCCTTGGTGACATTGTAGAATTTCATAGCACGCTCTTTACACGCTTCTTGTAATTCTTCCATGGTCAAACTTTCGACTCCCTCCCACATAATTAACCTGTCTTCcctttgtatttttaacAAATGATGCCTTAGTTGAAGTACAACATGCATACGCATGGAAAATGGAGTGATCCCAAGTAATTTACACATCACCTTTAGGGTTTCTAAACTCATTTTCTCTAATACAAACTCCTTCTTAAAGAGTTTAGAAAATACAAGCAATTCATTAGCACTCAAAAAGGGGTTTACATCCAAATCATTCTTGTTGAGAAGACGCTCCTGAAATTGTTTGAGAGCTTCAGCCTTTGTTCGCAACGATGAATCAAGTTCTTCCTGCAATATTTGATTTGTACGTTCCTGAACAAGttcttgaaaaaattgtGCCAATTCTTTCTTGGcttttaattttttctGCAAGTAATCATCGTCCTTATTTGGTGTTTGAAATGTAGAAGGCAACATTTGAGGGAAAAACCGGAGAACGACCGGCAACAAAAATTCAGCGAACGGTACTATAATGaagaaagaaaatggaaCCAACTTGAGTGCATCATTTAGTGTTTTCATGAGCAATTTTCTTTCATTGTATCTTACAGGGTGACCACGTATCCATTTTTTGAGAATGTAATAGGACACTCTCACATTTGCCGCATACAATTTTGATCCAGTTTTACACCAATGAATTGTATGCTTAATACCGCCTATTATACTCTTGAAGATTCCCGACACACCACTAATCTTCTCTACAACAGCCGCTCTTGCAGCAAAACGCGCTAACTTGTTTAAAGATTTAAAGCATACCGATATAAGGTTGAAGAAACATCTGCAAATTCTAAATGGTATAATGAGTGCCCATTTAACCAAAAGGATGGGTAACTTTATTACGGTTTTTATACTTACTAGTTTACCTCCTAATTGAACAATTTCGTCTTTATTATATGGCTTAGACGAAAATTTACGGGTTGTATTGAAATTGGCGCCAAAACCGCCTTTAGTTGCTTCACCGAAGTTTAAATACGCCTTAGAAGATAAGGTTGCCCCGGGTActctagaagaataaaacCTGGACTCAAAACCACTCAAAAACAATCCATTCTTTACCCAATTAGTTGATGTTTGAACGTGAAATGTTCTATGTATAATACTCACAGATGTAAAAACCTGTTCATTGGAACGGTAAACGAGTGTATAAATAGAATTGTGAAAAAAAAAACTCCTATTCAGCATTTTAAAGGCTAAACAGGCCATAATACACGAAAATGCAACTGCTGATGTGTTATCAGCAGTCGTGTTAATAAGCGCGCATCACAAACCCGAACGGACACTCCATTTAACGTGCAACAGATAGGATAACATAAATGCATATCAGTTTAGGCATAATTAGAGTGTGGGTAAATGTTATATTTCAACTATAGGGTTTCTTTCCCCTCAAAAAAACTAGCTCTGTTAGAATCGATCCATTTTTTGCGTCTATCTTGATATTCCTTAAACTGCGATTGCTCAACATCCCAATATATATCAGCGTTGAATCGTAAATGACAGTTACCACCTAATGTTTCTTCAAGGAAGGGCAGTGGAATTCTCTGTCTTAGATACTGATTCAATGAGTCCCCTCTCTGCTTCAACAAAATCTTGTTCGATGTTGATTGATGTAAAACACATTTTACCATTTGTAACACCgtatttataaacatcGGTGAGTCTACAATAATAACTTCATCCAACACATCAGAATAATGATCAGATAAGGCCCGGACAGTTTCAATCAATAATTCCATGGATGGTATTCTGGACAAAGACCAATCCTTTAGATCTATAATTGCATAaactttatcatttccCTCAGATAACCGAATTGTCTGAGTGGCTCTCTCTATTGTGTAATAAATCCCAAGAATATGAATTTCTGGATCAACAGGAGTTTCGTTATACGGTCTAATACATTGatattatacaaaataataCATACCTGAAATAAATAAGAGGTGAACCTCTAAAATCATAACCCTTTCTGTAGAGCATTCCATTAACAAGACTTGGTTTGACTGTATCAGGTGTAATATCCGATGGAGTTCTCATTCTACGCCATGTTAGTGTTTTTAATAACATTTTGAATGCACTTTCTACCTTGTAATCATAGCTTCTAAGGTACCTGAATAGGACTATATCCGTACACCAATACAATTCATTGATGGTAATATCCTTTGCAGGTTCTACATTAGATAGCTTGGACCATTTAGATTTTTTCGGAACTGCAGCATCTGTAATATGTGGAAGAGAACTTAATAACTTCTTCATTCCGTTAATGCCGCTTATTTGCGATATGATtaattcttcatcatcttttaGTCCTTTAGAGTAGTGtttattccattttttaaGGAAATCTTTCAATTCAAAGGTACTTTCATGGAATCCATCGGTTAAAAACGGGCCATGATCAACATATGGACAAATAGACTCATAGTTAAATTCAATGTTAGTAGCTGATGATTTATCAGTGTCAACGGTGCCTCTTTTGTAATTATCAGCGTTGGAATCACGCTTGGttttaaaactcttgaaaaaatcCATACTTATGATCTAGTatagaatctccaaaaaataaaataccCCTTCATATTTTATTAGGTAGGGCCTTTTATGAATGACTCGCTCAAGATCAGTGTTTCTGCTATAGTTTTACACCCCATTAGATCCTTTTTATCAACTATTTCAAACAAGTATACACATCTGGAGTACGCGCAAACATTTAGATTCGTATGAATCGTATATATTCGTATCGTAGAATCTTATTCCGATAACTAGAAGTTGGCTCCACTCCTTTAACTTTAAAATCCCTTTAGACAACTATTTCCAACTTATTATCGCTTATAAACGTACAAATGAATTATTTCTAATCAAAATTTGTTTCCGCTCTGTTACGGATGTGGGTAGTCATGAATAGATATGGCTGAATTGCACTACTTAATCAGTCACAAAATCATGGACTCCGTCGTCAAGTATATGTAAAATTAGATCTATAGCTCATAATAATTTAAATTATCTGGCAGGTATTATTGATGTGAGCAATATTCTTGGGAAGCTTATAATTTTTGTTCGTTGTAATCTTTAGGGGCAAcatatcatcaataatGGGTAGTACAGCGTCAAAAGTCAGAAACAAAATTAAAGTTGTCCGAAAGCCGGGAGATGTACTCAATCAACACGGTTTGTTTCACAAAAGCTCATACCACAACCTCAAGGACTTCCAAGCACCCACGTCGAAGTGCTAACAACTAACGAAAATACAAGAATTTCTGTTTGTCGCTGTTGGAAATCGTGTATGTAACATATTATTTAATAATGACGTGCAGCGAAATTTCCCATCTGTGACAATGCACATCAACTGTTGCAAAAACAAGGAGTCGATTGTGGTATTTATAATGATTTATGTCACATTGTTATTAGGTCCAGCTATGTTAGAAATTAGAAAGCGATAGGTACGTCTCCTCTACCATTGAAGTCAAATCATCATTCTGCCACATCCAGGATGTCTGGATTTCTGTAACTTATGTTCTGCAATTAAATGATAGTCATACGATCGAACATACCACATCTGATACAATAATTTTGTTGAAAGCGCCAGCATCTTGGAATCTCTCAATGATTTCTTCGTTTGCTGACTCCATTGAACTATGAGTTACAGTTGCATGGATGTCACTGTTAGTGGAGTACATCTCTTCCACTATATCAACACCTGCTACGAGATCATCGAGATTATACTTTTTTACCACTTGATCAATATCAAAACATAGTTCTTTTTCAACGAAACCCTTCGTGTAATTAGTTCCataaatggaatatatGTGTGTTGCGAAAGCAAGTTTTGCAGTAAATGTCAGGAAAATCACAACTTCAACAGTCTTTGAATCCGAAGTTAGGCATTTCCTTACGATTTTTTTCCTGATTGGTGTGATTCTAAACGCCACAGGTTTATCCATGAAGGGAATACGGAACAAAGCCATCCTTCCTTCATTGTTAAACTGGTCCATCTCACCTATAAGACTCGTAGTAATAAACTGCAAAACTCACCATTACGTCTAACTATAATTCCTACATAGCCAGGTGGTACGATCTTTATCGCTGAAAAAGAGGTAATCAGAAATATCAAGGAGAAGAGATATATTTTTGCGATTAAATAGTTTTTATTAGGGTAGTCTTGGAATAGTATGCCAGGCTGTATAAATAAACCTGGTTTTTGTGTATGTAAAGGGCCAAGTAAATCCTCATTTTCAGATAGGGAAACATCTTCACGTGGTCTTTTTGTTATCTGCCCATtatttccttttccagagGACAGGTAACGTAAAGCTCTGTTTCTATAAAGGGAGTGAACAGCTCTAACAATATGCATatgaaaaatcttattACTGCAACCTTAGTATGAACATGAGATAAACGATTAGTTAAATATGAACATTTAGCAGTATTCCCACAACTACaagatataaaatacaaatattatacaaaaaAACTGTTCATTCTATGTGAGTCCAAAATTTAAAAGAATACTCAAGGTAGATAGTCACATGGATTAAAGGTAACAGTAGTCCACACCCACACCATATCCTACAAATGACCGCGCAATCCACTCTATGTTTTATTCATTCGTTTAgataaatatattttaattACGCTATAGTTTGCGTCAAGTTCTATTATTAATGGAGTACACATGCCTCCTCTAAGGGTTCGTTCTCAACTACGTACCATCTCACATCTCAGAAAAACTTGATcaaatgaaaaggatattttgaaTTGATGATGATATTTTTAGAACATAGTGGTCTTAGT contains:
- a CDS encoding prohibitin-like protein, putative (encoded by transcript BEWA_007660A); translated protein: MHIVRAVHSLYRNRALRYLSSGKGNNGQITKRPREDVSLSENEDLLGPLHTQKPGLFIQPGILFQDYPNKNYLIAKIYLFSLIFLITSFSAIKIVPPGYVGIIVRRNGEMDQFNNEGRMALFRIPFMDKPVAFRITPIRKKIVRKCLTSDSKTVEVVIFLTFTAKLAFATHIYSIYGTNYTKGFVEKELCFDIDQVVKKYNLDDLVAGVDIVEEMYSTNSDIHATVTHSSMESANEEIIERFQDAGAFNKIIVSDVNISYRNPDILDVAE
- a CDS encoding LETM1-like protein domain-containing protein (encoded by transcript BEWA_007640A), which encodes MLNRSFFFHNSIYTLVYRSNEQVFTSVSIIHRTFHVQTSTNWVKNGLFLSGFESRFYSSRVPGATLSSKAYLNFGEATKGGFGANFNTTRKFSSKPYNKDEIVQLGGKLVSIKTVIKLPILLVKWALIIPFRICRCFFNLISVCFKSLNKLARFAARAAVVEKISGVSGIFKSIIGGIKHTIHWCKTGSKLYAANVRVSYYILKKWIRGHPVRYNERKLLMKTLNDALKLVPFSFFIIVPFAEFLLPVVLRFFPQMLPSTFQTPNKDDDYLQKKLKAKKELAQFFQELVQERTNQILQEELDSSLRTKAEALKQFQERLLNKNDLDVNPFLSANELLVFSKLFKKEFVLEKMSLETLKVMCKLLGITPFSMRMHVVLQLRHHLLKIQREDRLIMWEGVESLTMEELQEACKERAMKFYNVTKEQMQQQLQQWLDLSSRREIPLILLLWSRCITMTHEPMFIKDVDSAIDDVTISDSNISADSKPTFADSKSEIYDTKTSGYDDEKIKKGIKNVVGKNKVVQGVVEAAEVDVEHLQDRVERLEELSQKAKELKDIIEGNIKEEEVISSFESIQDVPTKEQFIQNPEILADSFDSSIHTNAAKKLGLLNKEELISRHQELLSALDVQMQISDLQYDQLTELFSYLVKISEAANAVDPVMVKHEDLKLLLDSTRQEFLKIEELSHKFQKISQNLE
- a CDS encoding hypothetical protein (encoded by transcript BEWA_007630A), which produces MRRPTHSGSWYPSSPRVLGSEIRLALENVSDLTHHKLKYIIAPHAGYAYSLKTAAYSYAQIDATQVKRIFILGPSHYLYLLGCGIDKFAKLDTPLGHLDVDTEIIDQLSKVEGFSTIKNDCSEEEHSIEMHLPLVKYITNENKDIKVVPIIVGDFNNKLKDHIANTLLPYFNDESNLFIISSDFCHFGSRFQFTKTGYEKENRPLHESIEMLDRKSIEYITSHDLIGFENYIDETGNTICGRNPIQILLKVSIQLPFMNFKDDISIKPTNSFNTPFLYTVVTNYKIE
- a CDS encoding hypothetical protein (encoded by transcript BEWA_007650A), with protein sequence MDFFKSFKTKRDSNADNYKRGTVDTDKSSATNIEFNYESICPYVDHGPFLTDGFHESTFELKDFLKKWNKHYSKGLKDDEELIISQISGINGMKKLLSSLPHITDAAVPKKSKWSKLSNVEPAKDITINELYWCTDIVLFRYLRSYDYKVESAFKMLLKTLTWRRMRTPSDITPDTVKPSLVNGMLYRKGYDFRGSPLIYFRPYNETPVDPEIHILGIYYTIERATQTIRLSEGNDKVYAIIDLKDWSLSRIPSMELLIETVRALSDHYSDVLDEVIIVDSPMFINTVLQMVKCVLHQSTSNKILLKQRGDSLNQYLRQRIPLPFLEETLGGNCHLRFNADIYWDVEQSQFKEYQDRRKKWIDSNRASFFEGKETL